Part of the Spirochaetota bacterium genome, AAATTTTATTTTGTTTGAGTATGTCATAACCAATAAACATAGCAAGAAAAAAAAATCAAGTACATATTAAAAAATTTTTTTTCGGTAGGTTGAACGGCATGTGGCTGATTCCCATACAGTAACACTTAAAATATTGATTTTTGTTGCGTGGGTGCATGAATAGTGCTTCAACATTTTATCAAATTTTTGATATATAATTTTAGATAATAATTCAGAACTTGGGTTCAGGTTTAAAAATTCTTCTACATCATTTAAATTTTTATGATCAAACTGTTGCAACACCTCTTTGAGCATATCCTTTAAATCATGAAAGTCAATCAATATGCCAAGTTCATTAAGTTTTTCTCCATACACCGATACTTCTACCTTCCAGTTGTGTCCATGAATATTTTCGCATTTTCCCTTGTATCCACGCAATTGATGTGCTGCCGAAATATAGTCTTCTATTGTCAAAATGTACATATACCTTACCTCGTATCACAACTTATGCAAACATTGTTAATACTTTGCTTACTTTTTCTATCTCACGTTTTGTAAGTGTGGGATAGATTGGTAAAGAAAAAAGTTTTTTTGAAAGCCGGTCACTATGTGGATAATCAAGATTACGGAGTTTGCAATATTGATGTAACGGTACCTCTACTGGATGAAATATCTCAATGCCATTTTTCTTGAAAAATTTTTCAGCAATATCAGGCTGGGCATCAAATAGTACCGGAAATGCCTGGTAGGTGCAGTGCTCATTATATGCATATAATGTGGCATGATGCGTTTTATGTAATGCGTCATAGTAGATGCGGGCAATATCACGCCGCCGTTTAACGAAATCTTTCAGCTTCAGCAATTGATTTAAACCAACTGCGGCATGGAGGTCGCTCATGCAATACTCAAAGCCTAGAATATGTGAATGCGGAACACCGCTTCGCACATCGCGCATAGTTGAAAAATATCGGGAATTATTGGTAAACACCATTGCGCCCATTTCTGTTGTGATCATCATTGATGGGGTGAATGATGCAACAGCAATAGATGGCACTGGCAAAAATATATCAGAGGTGTCCATTCCAATGGCATGTGATATATCAAGGATTACCGGAACGGAGCTATCGCCCATATCAAAACCTAATGGTATACCAAACATATGCCCCACAACAATTGCTTTTGTATTGTGCGTAATTGCCGCAATAATTGCTTCCTTTGAAGGATGATACATGCCTTCAGCTATATCAACTAGCACAGGTTTTGCGCCAACCAAAAGGCATGCTTTCAACGGGGCTTCATGAAAAAAAGATGGCAT contains:
- the queD gene encoding 6-carboxytetrahydropterin synthase QueD — protein: MYILTIEDYISAAHQLRGYKGKCENIHGHNWKVEVSVYGEKLNELGILIDFHDLKDMLKEVLQQFDHKNLNDVEEFLNLNPSSELLSKIIYQKFDKMLKHYSCTHATKINILSVTVWESATCRSTYRKKIF
- a CDS encoding DegT/DnrJ/EryC1/StrS aminotransferase family protein — encoded protein: MKIVASKPTITRKELEGVLDCLIQDTLASGAVVKQFEQALASLLSIKYSVATNSVTAAYHCAFVALGIGAGDEIIMPSFFHEAPLKACLLVGAKPVLVDIAEGMYHPSKEAIIAAITHNTKAIVVGHMFGIPLGFDMGDSSVPVILDISHAIGMDTSDIFLPVPSIAVASFTPSMMITTEMGAMVFTNNSRYFSTMRDVRSGVPHSHILGFEYCMSDLHAAVGLNQLLKLKDFVKRRRDIARIYYDALHKTHHATLYAYNEHCTYQAFPVLFDAQPDIAEKFFKKNGIEIFHPVEVPLHQYCKLRNLDYPHSDRLSKKLFSLPIYPTLTKREIEKVSKVLTMFA